The DNA segment ttataccTGAAAAGCAGTCTTTTACAAAAGCGCTTTTTGAAAAAGCTGTTTTTTACaatagcaaaccgtaacagcaaacagcaacagcaacagcaggtaaaacaaacgggtccACAAtttatttgttgttgtttatgtTAATTGTGCCTTTAATGACTCTTTCTGTATTTATGTGAGGTTTTATATCTTAATGCTTTCATGTTGTACTTtcaattttcttatttaacgAAATATTAGCATCattacataaaatatatatataaatttcttatgagaaaaaaaaaatagtgtcGATACTGTTCGTTGGGTGTGTGTTGTTGGAGTTGTTTAAGAGGCCAGTTCTTCCCATGCTATTTGAATCTTCTTTTTCTCTCCATCTGAAGAAGTAATTGTTTGAATAAAATCAATGGCGTCTAATTCGAAGTGGTGGCATGCACCCCTCTTCATCACTGTCTCAGTCGTCTTAGCATTCATAGCCATCACCACAGCCATTCACTCCCCTTCCGAAGACGAAGACGACTCAACGCCGCCATCAACCATTAGCCGCCTCTCACACAACGCTTCTTTGGCATTACGAAGTTCCGGTTACAACATCATGGCCACTCTTCTCCACCTCTCCCCTGAGatatttcttctttcttctcatTCTACCATTTTCGCCGTTACAGATTCCGCCCTAATCAATGCTTCTCTTCCTTCTTGGTTCTTGAAACATCTTCTTCAATACCACACCTCTCCTCTCCACTTTTCCATGGATCATCTCTTTAACATGTCTCAGGGCACCTGCATTCCAACCCTCGTTCACCGAAAGAATCTTGCTATAACCATGGTTGATGCTCAAGATAAATCACTCGAGATTAATGGTGTTGTCGTTTCAGATCCTGATCTATTTCTTGATCGGAATATTGCCATTCATGGAGTTTTTCAACCTTTTGCCAATACCCACATCTGGGATTCTGTGCAACAACCGATCTGTACTAATTTGGTTTTAAATGCTAATGGTCCAAACAACTTGATTGAATGGACAAGGATGGTTCGTTTGCTAAGCTCTAATGGATTTGTGTCTTTTGCAATTGGCTTGAATTCTGTTCTTCTTGGAATTCTTCAAGATTACAGGAACCTAACTTCTGTAACAATTTTTGGTCCTCCGGAATTGGAATTTGTTGCATCTTCTTCACCGATGCTTGAAAAAATTGTAAGACTTCATATTCTGTCTCGGAGGTATACGTATACACAACTTGCTCGTTTGCCTCATAAAACATTGCTCCAAACACTGCTGCCCGATCAACAACTTGAAATAACTAGAGGTTCCAATGTTACACTGGGGCTAGCCATTAATGGAGTGCAGATTGTTGCACCAGAGATCTTTTCATCCAACAAGTTCGTATTTCATGCCATTTCTCGAGCTTTCGAGGTGGCTGAGCTTCCTAGTGTATAACTGCAAAGCTAGTGCCTTCTTCATCTTTGATCTTGTTTACAGAATATTTTGGTTTCATGTCTTACTGATACGACAATACAAATGTAGGCAGAATGGTTTTTAGTTGTATGCAGTTTACCTCTGGAAATTGTTAGTACTCTTATAAGCTAGACAAACTAGATCAGTATTTAAAAAAATCCATATATTCTTCATCATATTGATTGCCgtacaaaaaccaaaaatagaaCCATTTTGATTATGGCTAAAAAGCAGTGTTTAAACTAAGACCAGATCCTTGTGACAAGCAATAGAAATAAGTCCAAATGTTGAAGTCCTAGATTTATTCAGGAAAGCTAAGGCTGCATTGGGAGACTTTGCTGCTAAAAACTGCTCTAGCAGTTCATCTTCCATTCAGAAACTACAATGTTTGATGAAATTCTTATCAACATTGAACTGGTTTAAACATTGAACTGGTTTAAAAGGTGTAAAATGAAAATCtcaggaaaagaaaaaagatgCGGAAAACATTTGGAAGAGGCAAAATAAGAATACAGGTTTCAGAAAAAGTCCTAATGACCTTAAGATATAACAAATCCAAAACGGTAGCAATCGCCGCAGCATAAACAAAACACACGAATTTTGTTCCTAATTTTCCCATTTATCCCAAAACAACCCCAGATTCATTGTTTCTGACTATCCATTAATTTCACATTTTCAGCCTGTATTTGTACAATATATATTGACAGCATTTTACataaaatgaacaaataaaaaaaagaaattacttCAGCAGGTCACTGACAACCTTAACATTGACTTGCTCTGCCATTGCATTTTCATTTCATTAGGAATCCACACACAAGCTGCTGCTTACCTTGGAtattgctctctctctctctctctctctctctctctctctctcttctacaAGATACCCCGATGTGCTCAAGCTATAACACTAAACAAGAAACATTCCACACACCTTAAAAGGTGCTACATTTTGCCTCTAGATTTCTAAAACTGAATCAACCTTGGATTTCTGGAAAATAGGCTCCTTCCCTCAATCACAAACTgcaaaagaaaaagggttacAGGCTTGTTATCACTTAAATTGGATGCAAAATAATAGTCATGTTGACCGATTTAAAAGCCGAATAGGCCAACTTAGTCAAACAATTCACTAGTAAATACATGTTAAGTTCAAATATTGCTTCACCAGAACTCAAGAGTATTCACGTTCATGCTTCTTGCTCATTATTCCAATAATGTTATCTTAGAATAGATTCAAACACTTAATTCTAAAGCTCTTTTTAGATTTTGAAAAGTGAAAATTTCATCCATCTTCAGGATATGCTTAAATTGATGGTAGTTAAAGGAACCGGAGAATGAATCATACAGCAACtgcttcatttttattttttttttttttttttttgatgtttGATCAGTCAGGATCATTGAAGGGGAGTTAATAAAGACTCGGAACAAGAGATGGTAtaagaatttaaaaaaaaaaaactggggCAAAAGAATACAAAGAGAACAAGTAGGAGAATTTGGTAATGATGAATAACGATACTAGAAATACCACTTCATGTTTATAAGGCAACTGATGCTGGTAGAGACCATAACTCAATGCTGAAAGACTGCGGCACCATAGTTCATAGTTTACTCTAACATGTTGTACTTATCTAACTGAACTTGAACCAGAGAAATTTTACACCGGTATGGAGAGAAATTGACCGAACCAATGTAACATAGGCATACGCATAAATGCATGGAGTTGTGAATTTGAAAACTAAAATACTGCACATGTCAACATTACATTGATCCAATAAATTGGATTAAGTACTTTCTATATTTCATAACTACTTTTTGCCTAAAagagaagataaaaaaaaaagtgtttattaaaattttgaaagttCCCTCGCATCACAATTCCAAATGCCAAAGATAGTTTCACTTCTATATCAAAACAAGAAACATCACAAGAATGCAGGTTTGCAAGAATGCCTGAACAACCATAACGTTCCATCAGAACAAATATTTCTCCTTTCTTAGATATACAGAAACTGCAAACTAATTTGAATTTTTACAGTGGTATTCTCTGGACTGTTGTCCAACTCACGCATATGTTCACAAATAATGTCAAAGTTGAATTCTTCTGTTGTTAACAAAGACTACAAAATCCAGCGCCATAAGCAGCTATTTCAACCCAAAATTGACAAAATCTCAAATAGAAGATTCAATACGAAAAGAAGAGCAATTACCATTACCAAGAGAAAAAGGATTTGAGACGGTGAAGAAACACCCAATCTCGTAATAATCCTAAATGATCTTCTCTCAAATCAGAGTAACATTCTCAGCACCAACAATTTTCAAAATCCCACATTCACGTACAAATATTCAGATTTTACAGAGCTTCAGTATTTGTATCATAAGAATGTCAAAACTGAACTCTACTCTTGATAACAAAAACTTAATCCAGCACCAGAAGACAGAGATACATAATAGAAAATGGAAGATCCAATTTCAATACAATCATATCAAAGAAAGAAGAGCAATTACCAAAAGACAAGGGATTCAAGACGTTGAAGAAACACCCACTCTCAAAATAATCCTAGTGATCTTCTCCCCAATCAAGGTAAGATTTTGAGCACCAACAAATTTAGAATTCCTAAAGAGTGCAACAATTTCACCTACTTCCTTTTCCCCACATTGATCCACAACCACCACACACGCGCCACTTCTCCTCACGGTCCTCTCCATCTCTCCGGCAAACCTAACCGGAAACAAGGCCTCCGTCAAATGCGCAGTGAAAGCCAAATCAAATACCCCATCAAAAAAGGGCAAATTAGTGGGATCAGCTTTGCTAACAAGCGGCAAGGAATCGACCAATTCGACACCAGTAACATCGGCGACACCCAATTGATTCAAAGCCATGACTTCATGACCAGCGCCGGCTGAAACACAGAGGACTCTGGAGTGGTTATGCAAGAGATTGAGATGCTGGAAGTGAAAAAAGAAAGCCTTGAAGGAAGAAAGCTTGGTTAGCCAGGATTTAGAGGACCAAAGGCGCTGGTTTTTCTTGGCAGGAGAAAGATGGGGGCGATTGAGAGATGGATCGCAGGTAGAGGAAGGAAATTTGAGGTGGGGTTTGGTGATAGGAGTATTTGGTGGAACGCAAGTTTGTGGGGTTCGAAGtaaaagaaggagaagaagtaATGTGGAAATGGTGATACAGGCTATGGAGATTTTGTCCAGGAAATTCTCTACGTGTTTCTCCATTGATTACCAACACCAGAATAGACAACCTCAACCTCTCATCCATCCCGTTTCCTTTTCCAGATCAGAGATCAAAACCCTCTTATGGTgacgtttcattttctttttctcgTAACATCCAATTTCTGCAGCTTCATGTAATCAGCACTTCGGGATATGGATTTTATCGTTCTGGTCGATAATCACCTGATGATTCTTGGTTAaaactattttctttttctgaattattattattatttttttatttttttctacaAAGGAATGCAGAAACGTCCAGGAAGAGAACAAAGAAACTAAACACAAATCATCCGGTTGTTGACATTCCAAACCAGAAGATACCCTTCACTTCGCATCcgagaaaaataataatttaacacatttaatatatctaaatttcAATTATATGTAATACTAACAAATatacacttaaaaaaaataaaattgtaaattattttattaataaaaatgaatttgcaaacACAGTATTTTCACGTGGACCGTGATGACcacgtgaatttggtcattcaccgttagatgtagctgattaaatctaaactttaggatgttttgaatctccaccctaaaattttaatcagcctacatctaacggtaaatgaccaaattcaccgtGGTCATTAGGGTCATATGAACACTACTGCTTGCAAACAATTGTAACAGAGAAAGAATAtatttcttccaaaaaaaagaatatatttctaaaactataacattatcaaaatttatttcataGGGGGAAGTTCTTAGACtattggttgagagcttacttaTGATTCTAGAGGTCATGGACTCGAATCATATGGGCGAGGTGGATTGAgggttttcttttgtttttaatgtaattttcattatttaaatgtgtttttatagaaataaatttataacTACATGTTTGTAACCCGATAAAAAAagagataaatttttttattatatttgaaCCATTATtcataaataaattcaaatataaatataattatttttataacatTGAGTTATTACTGCAAAAGAAATCAATCAGTGATATTGTATCATCGGTCATACAACTCATACACCTAAGAATTAAGTGCAATTGAGAGAGAGGATGGTGCAAATGGAGAGGAGATGGAGGATACAAGCTTATGGACATGTGCATATTGAACCTGAAAATTTATTTCCAACATCTTACACTCGAACGTAATGGAACATATTCCTTCTCTCGTGTCATTCATATTTGCAAATAGTTTGTGTGATCAACATACGCTTGAGAGCTCTCGTGTTATTAACTCGTTGAAGATATATAACTTCTTAATTGACATATATCAAAATCTATTATCATACACTTGTTGGAGATATCTAGCTTTTTGATTGAACATGTATGctttatcttatattttataTCACATCCATTATATTCCCTTTAATCTCTATAATTTTCTATTATCACAATTATTTACATGTGTGACAAGGGTAGTGAAtcatataaatttgaagatacgcGTAGATACCCATTTTATGCAAggtaaattttcattttgtaattttacccttttaatcaatttatttaataaatatttgcATGATAGATATTTACTCAATATATTGATATTTGTTATAGATCATTGTTAATTATGCGATGGCCCCGTGCGGATGGACGTTTCTGATCGCCCCTCGTACCGTGACTCCGTCGTCGGAACTGAATCGTCTGCGCCTCTTCGAGCACCGCGTGATCTCCAAGCTGCAGGATTGGTGACTATAAACCAGGATAATCCCCTCAAGCCTAAATTTGTGGTTGCCCCCCAACTGCTCGATGATTGGTCTCAAAAGTGGAAGGATGCACTGATCGTTAAGGTTCTAGGTAAGAATGTTGGGTATATTGCCTTACAAAATAGAGTGTTGGAGCTTTGGAAGCCCAAAGGAGACGTTAACTTGATGGATGTAGGTAATGGTTTCCACCTTGTACGTTTCGATGATATGGCAGACAGGGAACAGGTAGTTTGTGATGGTCTGTGGACAGTCCAGGGACATTACTTAACTGTGCGTCAATGGTCTCCAGATTTTGTGGCTGCCTCTGCAACCATTGCTCCTACCTTTGTATGGGTGCGCCTACCGGATTTACCTGTTCAAATGTATGACGAAGACTTTATCATGACAATTGCCAATGTCATTGGTAAGGCAGTGAGAGTTGATAAAAATACCCTTAAGACAGCACGTGGTCGCTTTGCTAGAGTTTGCGTAGAAATTGATTTATTAAAGCCCCTTGTTGCTGAGTTTGAGGTGAATGATTGTTCTTAccgtattgagtatgaagggcTCCATGTTGCTTGTACCAAGTGTGGCAGGTATGTTCACACCCGAACTAATTGTGTTGCCCTAGCGGTCTTGGCAGGAGGTCAAACAAAGATGCAGATAAGTCAGGAGATGACAGTTGACAATGCTAACACGACACCTACTGATAACCCGGAGAAGCAGGGGGATCATCTCAGCGAAGTGGAGTATGGCCCATGGATGATGGTTCCTCGACGGAAATATTCCCCGCGGGTTATGAAACAGTCTATTCCCGTTAACACAGGCTCTCTCCCTGGGAAGACTGCTTCCAACATTCCGAACACTCTTGAGAAGTCGTCAGGACCTCAAGGCAAGGACTCTGGGGAGACTAGCTCAGGGCTTAAATCCAGGATTGGACGCCCCACTCAAGGGCGGGCTCAATCGCTTAGGAAACCGCTGGGGGAGGTGCTGCTTCAAAATGTTTTCTCTACGCTTCAGCATGACATGGAGGTGCGCTCAGAACCTGCAGGGGCTGATATGGTCTTGGAAAATAGGTCTAAACGTAGCCGAGCAGAGCAATCTAAGGAAAATTTGCCACCCCATACTGAATCCGAGCAAAACGGCTTCATATTTAAATCGCAGCTTGGAAGTGGCGCTGGTTTTCATAAGGGGCAGCGTGATCAGAGGCTAAACAGTGATGGTCATGGACCTATTCAGAATCAACCAGGTTTTCTTGTTGGGACTCAAGGGGGCTCGGCGAGCTCGCTAGCTTAACTGCTGGGGTCAGTTACTCCTTTACTCTTAACCTTTTCATTATGAAAGTTATTTCTTGGAATTGCTGTGGTGCAGGCAGCACCGATTTTTTTCGAGCCCTTCGGCACATGGTCAGTATTCAGAAACCTGATATCCTTGTTTTGCTTGAGCCTCGGCTTCCGGGGTTGCGGGCTGAGGAGCTTAGCCGAAAGCTGTCTTTCTCTACTGTGGAAATTGTTGAGACCCAAGGCCTCAGTGGTGGGATTTGGGTTTTTTGGCTGTCTGATAACATTAATGTGGAGGTCTGTGAGTCGGATCCCCAGTTTCTTCATACCAAGGTCACTCTGATCAATGGTCCCCAGCCTGGATGTTCTTTCTATGTGACCTTTGTGTATGTTCGGCCCCAGCTACACTTTAAGCGTCTATTCATGGAGCAAATGGTTGCATTGAAAGCCCGGACCTTTGACCCCTGGATTATAATTGGAGATTACAACCGTATCAAGTCGCTTGAGGAGAAGCAAGGGGGTAATCTCAGTATCCTGAATCGCTGTTCAAGGTTTGCTTCGTGGATTGCCAATATGAATCTGGTTGACCTCGGCTTCCAAGGGCCAATGTTCACCTGGTATAGAGGCATTACGGCTAGAACCCGGGTAGCGTGTCACCTTGACAGAGCTTTAGCTAGTGTGAATTGGAGGGTGGCTTTTCCGGAAGCTTTTGTTCGCCACCTGCCGCGCAACAAGTCTGACCATGTTCCTATctgtctttctctttttagctCGGTGCCGCCTAGAGCTGCTCGCCCCTTCCGTTTTCAGGCCGCTTGGATGAGGCACCcgtctttttaagagttcttaaTTGCCAACTGGCAGCCGCAGCTATGTTTCCGCGATAATCTTTTCTTGCTTGAGCCTATGCTACGTGATTGGAACACCTCTGTCTTTGGTAATATCCACTTCAGAAAACAGAATTATCTCCGTCGTTTAGCTGGGGTGCAGCACGCTTTGGCCTCTAGAGTTACGAACGGGCTAATCCGGCTTGAGAAAAAACTTCAGGCTGAGCTTGATGAAATCCTTCGTCTGGAGGAAATGTTTTGGCTCCAAAAATCCCAGGTTAATTGGCTTCGgaatggggatcgtaatactcAGTTTTTCCATCTGACCACCATTATTCGTCGAAGGCGGAACAGAGTAGAGGGGATCAGAGATGCTGGGGGCTCATGGTGCTGGGATATTGGTGAGATCAGGGTCCTTGTCAGAGATTTCTTTAAGAATTTGTATTGTGAAACAAACGTTGCCAGACCCAAGCTGTCTTCTGTGCACGTCTTCCCAAGATTGGTGGATAGTGCGATTCATGGGCTGACTCGGCCTTTTTCACCGTGCGAAGTGAAATCAGTGCTTTTCCAAATGGGCCCGCTTAAAGCTCCGGGGCCGGATGGTTATCAGGCTGTGTTCTTTCAGCGTCAGTGGCCTACTATTGGGGCTGAGCTGTGCACTTATGTGATCGACATTCTTCATTCAGGCTTTATGGACCCATGTATTAACTCAACCTTCATTACGGTTATCCCTAAAGTTCAGTCCCCGGAGTACTTGCACCAATTCAGACCAATTAGCTTGTGTAATACCATCTACAAGCTGGTTACTAAATGTATTGTGAATCGCCTAAAGTCATTCCTAGGAAGTATGATTGGGCCTATGCAGAGCAGTTTTATCCCGGGTCGGTCGATTTCTGATAATATTATCCTTGTCCAGGAGGTCGTCCACTCCTTGCAGAAGAAGAAAGGGAGGAAAGGTAGCATGGTTATTAAACTCGATCTAGAGAAGGCTTATGATAGAATTAGTTGGCAGTTCCTCCGGGACACTCTTCAGCTCTTTGGGTTGGATTCGCACTGGGTAAATCTGATTATGAGCTGTGTTGAAGCTTCATTGATGCAAGTCTTGTGGAATGGGGAGAAGCTTCCTGGGTTTAAGCCATCCAGAGGGCTAAGGCAAGGGGATCCGCTCTCGCCCTACCTCTTTGTCATGTGTATGGAGCGGCTAAGTCACCTCATCGAAGATGCTACAAACAACTCCTACTGGAAGCCTGTTCAGATTGCGAGAGGGGGGCCGAATCTGTCCCATGtcttctttgctgatgatatcATCCTGCTTGCGGAGGCAAGTATTGACCAGGCAGTTTCCATTCGACATATTATTGACACTTTTTGTGATTGCTCGGGTCAAAAGATTAACTTTGGTAAGTCCAAAATTTTCTTCTCTCCTAATATCTCTGATACTGTTAGCCGGGGAATTTGTGATCATCTAGGTGTTAACCGGTCTGAGGATTTGGGAGTCTACCTTGGGGTTCCTTTGTTTCACCAAAGGCCGATGCATGCAACCTTTAACTACCTTGTGGATAAATTTTCAAATAGATTGGCTGGCTGGAAGTCGAATTGTTTATCTTTTGCAGGGAGACTCACGCTTATCAAGTCTGTTTCCTATGCCACTCCTTCGTTTGTCATGCAACACGTGCTACTGCCGATGCGTGTGTGTTCTAAGCTGGATAGATTGAACAGAGATTTTCTCTGGGCTCCACAGCTGATAGCCGGAAAATTCATCTCGTTAATTGGAAGAATGTGTGCTTACCCAAGCTAGCGGGTGGCTTGGGGATCCGGTGCGCCACGATGTCCAATGTTGCGTTGGTTGCAAAATTGGGATGGAAGGTTCTCTCTGATGCAAAGGCTCTGTGGGTTCGGGTAGTCACGAATAAGTATGCTAGGTCTAATCAGGGACTGGATATGTTTTACCCTCGCCCTGGCAGTTCTCGGATTTGGCGGAGTATTGTTTATGGTGTGAATGTTGTTCTGAAGCCAGGTTTGGGACGCGTCGTTTTTAATGGGCGTTATACGTCCTTTTGGTGTGATACTTGGTGCGAGAATTCTCCTCTGGTTGGCCAAGCCACTGGGCCAATTCCAGAGAGTTGGATGGCTCGTTGCGTTCAAGACTTTTGGATTGCAGGGGTCGGTTGGAACTGGTCGATTCTTGCGAGTTACCTCCAAAGCTCGGCCCTTCTTCAGATGTCTCTGGTGCTGGATATCGATGAGGAAATGAGAGATGAGTGGTACTGGATGCATATGAACTCAGGCCAGTACAGTGTGGCTTCAGGAGCGAAATGCCTGAGTGATCGGGACCTTAATCAGGAAGCCTCGGGGTTGGAGGATATCCTTTGGAAGCTTAAAATTCTGGAACGGACCCGCACCTTTATCTGGTTAGTTACAAAGAATGCCGTCCTCAGTAACAGTGAGAGAATGCGCAGACATCTCTCGACTGATCCGAACTGCGGGTTCTGTCAGCTTGAGGAGTCCCTGCTGCACCTGCTACGTGACTGCCCGCCTGTACGAAGATGCTGGATGCAGCTCCTCCCTATCCATCTGCACGTCGCC comes from the Euphorbia lathyris chromosome 5, ddEupLath1.1, whole genome shotgun sequence genome and includes:
- the LOC136229614 gene encoding fasciclin-like arabinogalactan protein 21, producing the protein MASNSKWWHAPLFITVSVVLAFIAITTAIHSPSEDEDDSTPPSTISRLSHNASLALRSSGYNIMATLLHLSPEIFLLSSHSTIFAVTDSALINASLPSWFLKHLLQYHTSPLHFSMDHLFNMSQGTCIPTLVHRKNLAITMVDAQDKSLEINGVVVSDPDLFLDRNIAIHGVFQPFANTHIWDSVQQPICTNLVLNANGPNNLIEWTRMVRLLSSNGFVSFAIGLNSVLLGILQDYRNLTSVTIFGPPELEFVASSSPMLEKIVRLHILSRRYTYTQLARLPHKTLLQTLLPDQQLEITRGSNVTLGLAINGVQIVAPEIFSSNKFVFHAISRAFEVAELPSV